ATGGCCGAACCCAGGTGATTTCGTTCCGCAGCACCGCGCTTTCCCATCTTTGTATTACCCCCGTCATCGACGATAAAGCCAAGGGCATGCAACAGCGGTTGCAAATACTCTGATGGTTTGATGTTAGGGAAGCAGAGGAATGCGTTCCGGATCCTTCGATCCTTGAACGAGCGACTGAGTTTCAGATAACCTGCTTTTTCAATGCCCACATAAAGGGACTTACTCTTGGATATTCAGCAACGCGGCAACCTGATACTACTGGCTTTGGGGCAAGGATTGACCGGCAGTATCATTTCGCTGATGACGTTATCCTCCACGCTGGTCGGCATTCAGATGGCGCCGATTCCGCTGTTGACTACCCTGCCGATTACCGCCACCGTCTGCGGCGCAACGCTGATGAGCTATTCCGTCTCTTCGCTGATGGCTAAATACGGCAGAAAAAAAGCCTTTATCATCGGCACAATGCAGGGCGTTGCCGGCGCGCTGCTGGCGGCGTTGGCAATTGCGCTGGGTCATTTCCCCCTGTTTGTCTTTTCGACATTCGTGCTGGGCATGTCCTGCGCCTTCAACCAATATTACCGTTTTGCCGCGGCTGAAGTTTTCAGCGATAACCAGCAGAAGAACAGTGCGATTTCCTGGGTGATCAGCGGCGGGATCCTGGGCGGGTTTCTCGGTCCCTTTGCGGGCAGCCAATCTTCCAATCTCTGGCCGTCGTATCCGTTCCTCGGCAGTTTTCTGGTGGCGGCGCTGATCTGTATCGTGACGGCGTTACTGTTGCTGGGGTTAAAGCTGCCGGAAACCATCGCGGCGGCCAGGAGCGAAAAAGGCGATGAGCCGCTGTCCGCTATTTTGAAAAGCCGGGCGTTTATCCTCGGCACGACCAGTTGTACCGTCGGTTTTGTCGTGATGACGCTGTTGATGAATTCCGCGCCG
This window of the Brenneria goodwinii genome carries:
- a CDS encoding MFS transporter, whose amino-acid sequence is MDIQQRGNLILLALGQGLTGSIISLMTLSSTLVGIQMAPIPLLTTLPITATVCGATLMSYSVSSLMAKYGRKKAFIIGTMQGVAGALLAALAIALGHFPLFVFSTFVLGMSCAFNQYYRFAAAEVFSDNQQKNSAISWVISGGILGGFLGPFAGSQSSNLWPSYPFLGSFLVAALICIVTALLLLGLKLPETIAAARSEKGDEPLSAILKSRAFILGTTSCTVGFVVMTLLMNSAPLAMHQHHFSVSHSATVLQWHFVAMYAPALLLVFLAKRLSAGAVVTTGIICNLIGIALAMSGLTFWHFLSSLTLFGIGWAFMFNGGTFMLNAFSHSAHKARLQGINSLVISLPNALASLSAGSMMAFASGWPLVNTLSVVILLAAMSMLILAKRR